Part of the Panicum virgatum strain AP13 chromosome 4N, P.virgatum_v5, whole genome shotgun sequence genome is shown below.
tgagagggcgagtgacttgttgggacttgtacataccgatgtatgtggaccaatgagctcaataaccagaggtggttttcagtacttcattactttcactgatgactttagtagatatggctatatctacttaatgaggcacaagtctgaatcatttgaaaagttcaaagaatttcagaatgaagtacaaaatcaattaggcaagacaattaaatttctgcgatctgatcgtggaggagaatatttgagccttgaatttggtgatcatttgaagcaatgtggaattattccgcagctaactccgcccggaacgcctcaatggaatggggtatccgaacagaggaaccgaaccttgttggacatggttaggtccatgatgagccaagctgatcttccattgtcattttggggttatgctcttgaaactgctgcgttcacactgaatagggttccaagtaagtctgttgagaagacaccatatgagatatggactgggaagcgtcccggattatcttttctcaaagtttggggatgtgaggcgtatgtcaaacgtttgatgtcagataagctcactccaaagtcagacaaatgtttctttgtggggtatcctagggaaaccaaaggatattatttttacaataaggcggaaggcaaagtgtttgttgctcgcaatggtgttttcttagaaaaggagtttctctcaaaaggatttagtgggagcaaggtgcaacttgaagaaattcaggaaacacccgaaactgtttcagcacccactgaagatccacgggatgtgcaagatgttgcacaacccgtagttgaggcaccagccccacgaaggtctataagggcacgtcgcgctactgacaagctcaaattccttattacggaggagcgccatatattattgatggaaaatgatgagcccttgacctacaaagaagcaatgctgggacccgactccgacaaatggcttgaagccatggaatccgagttaaaatccatgcatgataatcaagtttggaacttggtcgatcagattgacagtgtaagacctgtcgattgtaagtggatttttaagaaaaaattagacatggatggaaatgtttacatctataaggcacgattggtggcgaaaggtttccgacaaattcaaggtgttgactatgaggaaaccttttcgcctgtcgcaatgctaaagtctgttcggattctcctagcaattgccgcatattatgactatgagatatggcaaatggatgtcaaaaccgcttttcttaatggacatctaagtgaggatgtgtatatgacacagcctgaaggttttgtcgatcctaaaaatgctgggaaaatatgtaagcttcagaggtccatctatggattgaagcaagcatctcagagttggaatattcgttttgatgaagtagtcaaagggtttggcttcaccaagaatgaagatgagccttgtgtttacaaaaaggctagtgggagcgcacttgtgtttctggtcctatatgtggatgacatattactgatcggaaatgatattccaatgcttgaagccgttaaaacctcattgaaaaagaatttttcgatgaaggatttaggagaggcggcttatattctgggtattaggatctatagagatagatcaaaaaggctaattggattgagccaagacacgtacattgacaagatattgaatcggttcaatatgcaagattccaagaaagatttcttgccaatgtcacatggtattactctaagcaagagtcagtgtgctacgacacctgatgagcaaaagaggatgagtatgattccttatgcttcagccatagggtcgatcatgtatgctatgctttgcactcgcccagatgtttcctttgctctaagtgttacgagcaggtatcagtcagatttcggtgaacctcactggacaattgtaaagagtatccttaagtacttgagaagaactaaggatatgttcctaatatttggaggcgaagatgagctccttgtaaagggttacaccgatgctagtttttaaacagacaaagatgactccaaatcgcaatccggttttgttttctgcctcaatggtggggcagtgagctggaagagttccaagcaagatacggtggctgattcgacgacagagaccgagtatattgcagcttccgaagctgcaaaagaagctgtttggatcagaaagtttgtttctgacttgagtgttgttcctagtgcgtccagtccagtggacctctattgtgataatagtggtgccgttgcactagcaaaggagcctagaacaactaagaagtccagacatatactgcgaaagtatcacctcatccgtaactttgttgagagaggtgatgtgaaggtttgcaaggtgcacacggattcaaacgttgctgatccgttgacgaagcctctcccacaaccaaagcatgaggcgcacatgagatctatgggtattagatacttacatcagtgattctagtgtgcgtgggagattttgtgtcatgagtatgtttatgtaatgataaataattgttatttgttccatggatgattattttacattgattatcaagtatgtgacttgttcgtgaaactctttgttgaaaatgatatgattctaaattatccctagtttatgttgttgtgtgggacaacaacgacgttgagactagcacatgcattaattgatgatcatgtttcacggatcatggatatggagatatcgaattaatgatgtggacacatgttggtgaacatggtgttggattgacccactccaagacaatgttgggattgttattttgtatgtgccatcagttgttcttgagtgttatacctactgaatctttagacctgagatcgccattgtttctcactgtgtgtagtggtgcatcttggggctgttaaacgctactccgtgactgggtagttacaaaagcagcttacaggtatgtcatgaaacatggaataggatgtgagcggatcaagatggaatttgctcctcctagataacgggagagatatctctgggcccctcgagatagttggatttgaaagtgcatggccatgccaaagtgattaaagagttaatcatgatgactaaaggttagttatgaatagaatccactattagatcgagagaatggtcgagctatcacaaaggtggcacgcatctcgctttgagcttgactggtatcgtgtggcaaagggatcggtgtatgagtatatctatggttcggccgatatgatctttatgtgtatttgtgagtcactatgccctgctaggtgccgctattgacttgtgattcggaaatgatttccgatcacgaccacctacacatgaacctaacgggtcacacacttaaggggtttggaatgttggaaagcttgcatgtatgattgtctctagtgcaagtgggagattgttggtgatatgcccaagagcccatcatcacaatacggtttaaaggcccttgtggatattgatccaagaggaattagggttactaatgggcctatgagatagaagcccattagtacgccctatatatatgagggaggggctatgggtggcgatgacctgagccgcgccacctccctagccgccgcccctccctctctctcggccgccgcccttgccgtgcgtgcggtgctagcacaccgacgcccggcgattcatccccgtacgtgtggactccgtggaggcgctgctgcgactgctgcgctgatcggctgctgggatcaagtacgaagagctcggttcgtgggacgtgatcgactacttcctctacatcgacgcgcgacttcttccgctgcgctgcgcgtctagtggtaacgatctatgatcttctactcgcaaatATCTTgagtttatgcggtagtgatgctagcgtagcctacccatTTCCCTACATGGTGGCTAGCAGTAAAGCCctatcgatcgatcgatctccaTGAACGAAGCAAGATCACTGCATCCGGCGCGTATACGTGCAGGTTGCCTTTTCTAGAGAGCAACACAAGAACTGGAACTCTGAAACTTCTCCTAACCATTCTCGTGTGGTCGAAGCTGCACGGAAGCTAGCTGTTCCAGTTCCCTGCGCCGAACGGGCCGGCTGGaccagacggcggcggcgacgcagcTGGCGGCAGGGTTTCCTCTTGATCGGCACGTCCGTACGGAGCACGGCCGCGCGCGTGGCGTGGAATCGACGATCGCTGCGCTGCACGCGCGGCCGCCCGAGACCACCTTCTTGCGTCCGGTTCAACATCACCGGGATATCGTTCCTCATCCGGGCCAGGACTTCTCTGCATCGGTCGATCTGGTCCCATCCTGCTGCAGATccaggcggcggggaggcggacggcgaccggcggcggcggtgcgcgcgaGGTCCCTGTCTGGTCTtgcagtttttttattttttttataaaaatatattcttattttcgaaatttataggaatatatcccggccgccctgctgccgggcgaccgggacCTGGTCACtccgctgcggggcggcaggggcttttatGAAAAAACTTTTACGAAAATATTTGCACACAGatccctgggggccggtcgcccgacagcggggcggccggcacTGTTACATTTTAATTGTGAGCGGTAAGCCCCAGAGTGAAAGCCAGTACAGCTTCCTTGGTGTAGCCCTGCTCCTATCCTGCAGCCAAAGCACGCACTGGGGGCCCTGGCCACTGCTTTGGACAGGTGGCAGCGCTCCGAGCAACTTCGTACTGGTGAACCGATGTGGAGCCGCCCTAGTTATCTTTGCGGACCAGTACCCTAGATACGTGTGGGATGGTGTTTACTGTTCCGCTTACTACTTCTGTCCCAGGTGTCAGGTACTCACAACTCACAGGGACACAGGTGGACACGTGGTAGCTCGCCCTTGATCCGACCCTTGTGGGTCACGGGCCCGCCTGGTAACGTGTATGGTCAAAGTTGCTCCTTTCTCGGTCTTTATTACTACAGCCTAGTAATGCATCGTTGCCAGGGCTGCCGAGGGACACGTGGTGGCCTCCCCTGTCTTGGCCACAGTGTGAAACGATGGAGAACGGGGCTCGGGTAGCTGAAGTAGCGTGCAACTTGCGGTAAAATGATGTCCCCTGCACAGCTCTGTACTGGCTTTCACTGTGGGACTTACCGCTCACAATTAAAATGTGCCAGTGTCGGTCGTCCCGCTGCCGACGACCGGCCCCTAGAGACCTGCGCGCAAATATTTTCGTAAAAGTTTTTGCACAAAAGTCCCTGCCGCTCCGCAGCGGGGTGAcaaggtcccggccgcccggcagcggggccgccgggtatattcctgtaaatttcgaaaatgaaaatatatttttataaaaaacgaaaatataaatataaatataaaaaacaGCGTCTGGTCTTCTGTTCCTCTCGCTCGGCCTCTGCGGCCCGTCCGCGGGCCGAGTGTAATTGGGCTCGGATCAAGCCATACTGGGCTGAATATGCCAGTACGTTAGGCCTTTTTACCAGACGCGGGCTGCTCTTTCCGGCACCGTCACTTTGTGGGCCGGCACACCGCTACTGCCTCCGAAGGAAAGAGAATAGCAAATTTCAtctagaaattaaaaaaaagagtgTCACTCTCAAACGCTTAATATGCCAAGGCGACTCTCATCTCTCAAGATATGTGGTGATCATCATTCCTGGTTCAAGTGCCCAGGCCGAGCTAGACATGACCATAAGTAACTAGTAGCAGAGGAAAGAATGAGTTATACCTTTGTTTGGCTTATCTACTTTCGGCTTATTCCGATTTATTCTCTCGTAGGACACTATTGAACCCTAGTTATGTCTTCTGTCGATGATTGCGGCCATGTTCAGCCTAGAACATACGGACAAGAGGGTGAAATTATGAAAAAAGGGAGAGAATATTGGTACTTCCACATCATCGGCATGCAATTGCACAACGTTTATAATGCGATTCGACTGCTTGCTCTAAATGTAGGAAACACACGCTTGATGGGTGTGCCCAAAATTCACAATAATGCAATTAACACTTGCCTCAGTCTACCAAGGAGATTGTCTCATCTTTGTGCCACCAACAAATAAACCACGAGTTATGTCATCTTTACTGTCAATTAACACAATAACAATGAAGCCACACCCTACCAAAATATTTTTCATGCTGTGCGACTCCATTCTCTGTTTATCTTCTTGATTAACACCTGTATTTTGTTAAAAAGTAATAAAACAATCAGAAATATGTAACTATATATTTTTCGTGCCGTGATTGATTGGATTCCTGGCAGAGGAATTGAGGCGCTGGCGCGTGGCATGGAGTACAGCGACATCATGGGACAATGGTGCTCCGACGAGACCCCTGCCCCCATTATTACTCCGTTTGCTCCACGGGTAGTAAAAATTGAATTTGTGTTGTACCGTAAAAATCATATATGTGGTGTTTTGCCATCCCGTTTTACTATAATTCATCCATAGATTTGGCTGCAATAGGCTGAAATAGCGGTAATTCATCTCTTGTTTGGGTATTATTTTTGGCAGAACTAATTTTAAGATATAAAGAAACTGACTTAAAAGAAATAATTTTAACAACTAAGAACGGTATTTTTAAAATAACAGTGGTaataattttttaaacttcACAACTGTCACCTAAACATATTGTACAAAACATACATGATACTATAAGAGCAAAGCATTGTCTACCTAACCATGCTTGATGTGCATCCAGTACACCACTACAGATCAaccaaattaaataaaataattgtgtTTAAAAAGTGTTGACGCGAGAGATCGACacaccgagctcgagagcatcGTTTGCCAAGCTCAGACTGCAAATGCTTTGTTGGGTATAAGTGAACTTGGGGAGAAAAAGTGGTACATGGAAACAAATATAAGTGCGGACAACTGCGGCAGGGGGCAGGCAACCAACACTGCTCGCGCAGGCGGGTGCAACGCGGGCTGCCGCGAAGCCCGCAAATCACTCGCGGTGCTGTGCGGTAGACCTGGGCAAACGTCGGGTCGGATCGGATTCGGGTCGGGTCAAGGTCGGGTCACGAGTCGCATAGGacggcccgcgcccgacccgtacctatcaccgggtcgggtcgggttggcccgtgcaccctgtgcgggcgtgtcgggtcgggtttttttcgggttgggtcgggttttttggcctttgggtcgggtttttcgggttgggtcgggttttgggtcaaaaatcacggcccgtgcccgtcccgttgattgttgcgggtcaaaaaatacggcccgcgcccacccgccacgtagctcgggtcgggtcgggttgggtttttttcgggcgggttgggttgggttgttcgggtcgggtgacCCATACCCAGGTCTACTGTGCGGGCAGCCGCATGTGTCCGCATAATTTGTTGCGGCTGATGCGGACGCGGGGCGGGCAGCCGCAAACCGCCCTGCTTGCATTAACGGAGCATCGGTGGGTCGTGGCTAGGGGTGGAATCGAGCCGAGCCTCGACTTTTTTCAAGCTTTCttcgaaatcaatatattcgtatttattatagtctcccgcgttgtttgatatgcaacttcaaatcgagcataacgagccgagccgagccgagcctgccaaaattgacttttgttccaaatcaactaatctttatttaaaaaaaaaacgaatgtaatcggagcaattttgaaacgagccaccaagccagcttaacgagcttttttttttccggCCCTAGTCGTGGCCCCATTGCAGCCGGGATCGATTCTCGCGGTCAGTCACTAGCACGCAAAGCTAGCGAGGACGCCTGTTCGATGGTGACGACGAGGTCTGCAGAAAATCTATGGCTTTATTCCGTCCCATATTTCTCTCGCTCGTCAGAGGCATCCAACTCACTGCACAAAAAATGCTAGCACATGGGTGTCGCTCTGTGGGTTACAGCCGGTGACATTTCAGAGGTGGGACTAAAACTGAGACCGAACGGACGATTCTTATGAAATGAAAATAACTTTTGTTTGGATTTGAATGTTTTTTAAAGGGTTTGGATTTTGGATTCGAAATCTGAAAAGGAAACAATGCCCTCTATTTCGGTCCACAATGACACAAGTGGGCCCGTTTCGGGCATTAAGGCTTTTTTGGCAGGGCTCTACTTCGGATGGGCTATATACAACTAACTGATGTCTTGCGCGCATCCAGGGAGGAACACCGAGGCCCGTTCCGTTGTTGGGCTGGTTAGAACTGAGCCCATCCTATGGGCTGGGCCTGAGAGAGGGCGGGCCACATTTCACGCACAGCCGCCCACCAACGCCCagccctttcttctttttcgATCGCGCACACGAGGCGAGTCAGGTGACGCGAGGGCTGGACGGAGAAGGGGCCGCGTCGCAGCTCGCAACAACACGGCAGCGAAACCAAGCCAGAGCCATGGCGGCGAACCACGGCTtccgccgcctcgcctccgcgTCCGCCTCAGCTCTCTCCCGTCGGTCCCCGCCTCCTAGTCCCGCGCcagccctcctcctccgcctcgcgcTCTCCAGCTCCGCGCCCTCCGCGACGgatccgccggcggcgccagcgccggaggccgccgggaagggggagggagaggaagcaGCAGGAGAGAAGGTCGCTGCCGACGCCAGcgaagggaaggaggaggaggacgacgacggtggCGTGCACGTGAACAAGGCCACTGGCGAGATCGGCGGCCCGCGCGGGCCCGAGCCCACGCGGTACGGCGACTgggagcgcggcggccgctgctccGATTTCTGAGCTGCTCCTGCTCCGCCGCTAACCGCGAGGTGAGGCCGGCAATGGGATCGTGTGTATTATGCTGTTGAATCCGTTCCGTGATGCCATCCGTGGTAGTAATCTGTGCAAGGGCGGTGTGATATATACTGTTAAAAATGCATTTTGCTTTGTTCTCTTGGgaataaaattgagttgaaagTACTCGATTCAGAATGTTCAGACTTCGTAGCATCTCTATGATCTTTAGTACTTGCGTTGCTGCCTAGATTCTCCAATTTCATGCTGCTAGAGTGAACACATGCGGttatttggttgttgcattcTTATTACATGTGTGTTTGGCATTTATGAAAACAGAACAATGGAGTGCAGAGCAGGTCACAGTGGCTTATTGAATCTGAAATGAGGGACGCATAACAGAATTGTATTTCTAGTCGTGCTCGTCTCTACTGATTTCGCATTGAGCTCTCGTATTCATAAAAGCTGAGGGTTACGGTTTGTTTCCTTTTGGAGCAAATTGGGGTTGCTCCTTGTAGTGTCTTTCAGACTGTAGTGGTAATATGCACTGATGTATTATTTGGGATCATTCGTCGGTTGAGTATCGTGCTGTGCTGTGTGCTCTCTGCAATTGCAAATCTTGATCAAAGGGTCGGCCGTGATACTGAGATATCACATTTCAGAGTTTCCTCATATATTtgtattttgaaattttttatgcCCGTGTGGTGTGTAGCCTGAACCATGAGTCCATGAGTGTCCTTGGCTCCTTAGTCCTTAGTCCATGAGGCCAACAAGTGATTCAGGTAGATCAGTAGATAGTTATTAAGAGTTCAAAGACTGCTGCTAACTAGCTCAATAGCTCATCATGGCCTCATGCTCTAATACTAAACAGCATGATCATTTTCACTTGAACAGACGTAGCCATGTTAGTCATTGTTTATTATACCAAGTACCAACTTGACTATTGCAGGTGTGTATATCTAGTTCATTAGTATGCTGGTGATATGTGCCCTCAATTATCTACCTAGTTGACATAGCCGTTTACGCGGCGTGACCTGAGTGCGTTGTCTTGAGCAGGTTGTGGGTGAGTTGGGCTCCGCGCCATGCCGAGATCGCGTCTCAAGTACCCGTCCTATAAAACTGAATCTTTGTTTATCTCTTGGAACTTGGAAGTGCTGTGTGCAGGTTTTGGGGAAATTTTGAGTGCAAATGATTTGTGTGGTGCAAACATGAAACCATAGCCATCTAAATTCAGATCTAGATAGCGGCCCTTCTCCAGACATGCGAGATCCTCTCAAGCATTTCTgattaaaaaaaacagaggTTTCAACTGGTTTTGTGCAAGGAGTTCAGGTCAATGTGGGGATCATGCATCTTGATAAGAACAAGTTTGTTGTTTGCACCTTTGTCCTTGGCACCAAATAGAGCATTTACACTCAAAATTCGCTGAAATACAGAGTGCTGAATCGGAGACTCTTAACCTGGTGGCCAAGTTCCCCACTGATACTCCCAATAAATCTACACTATAATAATCCAGGTGTACTACTGAGTTAACGGCATACATGCCTCTCTCTCATTTTTCTATGGTTAGTTTAGTAGATCTTCCAGCCCCTAAAACTAAAAATGGAAGCTTTTTATCCGTTGCTATTTGTGCTAAGATAACAGATGTACTCGACATTGCGTCCTGCCATCCCATAGCATTGCCTTGAGAAacaaatgattttttttgaaataaaggaAACAAATGATTTCCGTTCCAATTACAGGAAAGAATTCAAAGCCGGCAAAAACTAACTGGCGAGCCCGAGGGAAACATTCCTTTTGTAGCCCTGCCGGCCATCTCACCAGTCACTATAAACAGGATCTCTTACGCTCTGTGCTCATCGCATCCTCGTCGGCGACTGCGTAGCATCTCAGCACGCAAGCACGCAACTCCGATGGCGCCAGCCCTGtacgcgtcgccggcgatcatggccgccgccgcggcgctcctcgccgtcctcgccgcggcgcgggACCACGACGCCTGCGAGACGGCGCAGCAGGCCTTCAGCGAGTGCGTGCCGTACGTGGTCGGGCAGGCGCCCGCGGCGTCGCCCAACTGCTGCACGGGCCTCGGCGACCTCAGGgacatgggcggcggcgctgcggcgcgcGCTCTGCGCCTGCGTCCTGTCGGAGGTGAGGGCCGCCGGCGAGATggacccccgccgcgccgccgggctcGCGGCCGCGTGCAAGGTCCACGTCGGCTTCATCCCGACCAAGCCCGGCTTCGACTGCTCAG
Proteins encoded:
- the LOC120669601 gene encoding uncharacterized protein LOC120669601 — protein: MAANHGFRRLASASASALSRRSPPPSPAPALLLRLALSSSAPSATDPPAAPAPEAAGKGEGEEAAGEKVAADASEGKEEEDDDGGVHVNKATGEIGGPRGPEPTRYGDWERGGRCSDF